The Roseofilum reptotaenium CS-1145 genome includes the window ATCAAGCTGGGCGAGTAGGCGTAAGCTTTCTGGGTTATCGAGTAAGCTTTGAATCGCTTGACCTTCACCGACATAAAACTGGCGGGAGCTGCGGTCAAGCAGCAGCCAATTTTCTTCTTGTTCGAGATGGTAGGGTTCAACGATGGGATCGACTTCGGCATGTTGAAGAAAGACTTGCCAGGCGATCGCCTGACCCGCTCCCACAGCCTCTCCATCGGTATACATCAGTTGTCCAATATCACTATCCCAGTGCCAGGCAACCCAACGGCGATCGCCTGTATAACCGAGAGATTTTTCTAACTGAGCATGGGCAGTGAGATTAATCCGTTCAACTAATTTAGACATAATAATATCGTTGTGGGTTAAGCAATCCCTTCGCCCTTGTCCCGTAGGTTGGGTTTCACTGAGCTTAACAATTGGCGAAGGTCTTGGTAAGGACTTTGCTCTGTTCTACGGTAACCTGTCTCTTTTTCCGGGCCAAGTGTGGAGGGAATTAAAAATTAAACCCTGTTACAGGTTGGTGCAATTAGACGGTGTATCGTTAGTGAGGTTCCTGGCAAGGGTATGATCGCGGGGATGGGTTATGGACAATCATGTATACTTACGCTTTAATTAAAACGCCAGAAACACCTCTAGAACTGCCTCCGGGATTGGTTGGAGATTTGGAGGTGGTTGCGACTGGGACGTTAGCTGCGATTACTGAGCCACAACTATCGCCAACTAAAATGGAAGCGCTGGTGCAAGACGATCGCCTTCTAGAACAAGCTTATCTTCATTATGGGGTTGTGGTCTGTGATTTATTTGCCAAAACCACGATTTTACCTCTGAAGTTTTACCATTGTTTTCGCGATCGCGCCGCCCTAGAAGAGCATCTTACCACCCATCAAGACCAGTATCTAAAAACCCTCAATACCTTAGACGGGAAAGGGGAATATATCTTAAAGGCATTTCCCAAACCTCTAGAGCTTCCCCCTTTAGATAAGGAACAAAAGGGAAAAGCCTATTTTCTGGCGAAGAAACAACGATATCAGCAGCAGCAAGAGTATCAACAGCAGCAAGATTTACAATGGGAAACGCTGACGGAGCAAGTGCTGGCACTGTATCCAGAGGCTATTATTCCCGAACCGCAAGACGATAAATGGCAACTGTTTTGGTTAGGAGACAAGAATGGGCGATCGCTCTTAGAACAACACCTGTCCACCTGGCAAGAACTGTGCCCAGACTGGGATTTGAACCTCAGCGATCCCATTCCTCCCTACGATTTTTTGGCATGATAGCGCTTCGCGCGGTAATGAGGTTAAGTAGAGTGTAGGTTGGGTTTCACTATCGTTCAACCCAACCTACACTCTGCGCTACTGTTTCACCTAAAATAGGGCTTTGTTTGTAGTAAGCACGAAGAGTGCTTAAAAGCCTAGCTGGAGAGGGTTTTAACCCTCTCTACAAACGAAATCTAATGCCTCAAATTAGATGAAACAATCCACTACGATGATTGGCTGGACAAGGGGCTGAGAGCAA containing:
- a CDS encoding GvpL/GvpF family gas vesicle protein, translating into MYTYALIKTPETPLELPPGLVGDLEVVATGTLAAITEPQLSPTKMEALVQDDRLLEQAYLHYGVVVCDLFAKTTILPLKFYHCFRDRAALEEHLTTHQDQYLKTLNTLDGKGEYILKAFPKPLELPPLDKEQKGKAYFLAKKQRYQQQQEYQQQQDLQWETLTEQVLALYPEAIIPEPQDDKWQLFWLGDKNGRSLLEQHLSTWQELCPDWDLNLSDPIPPYDFLA